atctaatCCACTTATATAATCTGTGTGTCCTTTTAATGTATCTTTTAATTGATAAGTTTTAGTatcaaaaatttttatactatTATCGACAGAACTAGTATATATAGTAtctccttttttatttccacaCACACATAATAATGGAAAATTATCTTGAATAGTATAtacacaatttttatttctaaaatCCCAAAATTTTAAGCTACCATCATCACTACATGTAACAAATGTATTGTaatcaattatatttaagCTATTAATTACGCTTGTATGACTTTTAAAACttcttattttttgttcattttcaATATCCCAAAGAAAAGAATTATGATCAGCCGATACACTACATAAATAAGTATCATCTTTTGTCCATTTTACTTGTAATACTGCATTTTTATGTCCTCTAAAAACATTAACAGTTTCACATTCGTTATAAACATTATGTACCATTACAGTCATGTCAAAGCTGGATGATGCTATAAATTTACCATCATGAGAAAAGCTTATTGAATATACTTCTCCTTTATGgctatttattaacatattttgaaaaaacaaTCCAGTTTTCCTTTCACCATCTTCTGTTTTATTAATCTCTAGGTCATATCTCTCAGATTGTACTATTTCCATTTTGTCAcaacatgtatatatataatatatttatttatttttgcatTTAATGTGACTGTTTTTTGTTTTCACGAAATGGGAAATAATTAATCCATGTtatatactattttattcttatcacaattttaaattgttatttttttcaactaTTTTTTcaactatttttttaactgTTATTTTTTCAACTATTTTTTcaactatttttttaactgTTATTTTTTCAACTATTTTTTcaactatttttttaactgTTATTTTTTCAACTATTTTTAacttgttatttttttaacttttatttttttaaaattattaacttGCTTGATTTTGATCTGAACATGGTATACTTAAatttaagttttaaaaattatgaatttcttttaaatatttttctgaAAATCAGGATAACACTAAATATGAGCCTCGCGAGTAAATTATGAGTCCACACAAtactataaatatttttattcacatatatttattcatatatacatatatatatatttatttattcatatttatttattcatttgttGTGGTAACATAATCGTATATAGTATCATTTAAAAGTAGTAGAAAATTTTACTGTTTCTCTTTAAGCCGTCAAAAAAATTGCCTAAAAAATGACTAAAAAATGACTAAAAATTGCCCCAAAATTGCCTAAAAATTGCCTAAAAAATTAACAGTTAGCCATTATTTAATAAGAGAAATTATAACCAATATTTTTGGGGGCAGCTATAATGTATTCCCacatttttgtatatatttgaaaGTTTTCATGATCCtgctaataatattttatattgatATTGAGTCaagtttaaaaaatatatgaaagaAAACTAAAACAATGCATTTtcaaaatgtatttttttccaaaaaaaaaaaaaattaattttcaATATTCTATATATTGAAAACGAGTATCAGTTGCAAtagtattatttatatttacaatGGTTAACTTAAATAGGATTTATtgtgtttttaaaaaaatatataaaaaaaatacataaaaaaatacatacaaaaaatacataaaaaaatatatttataaatacgCATATACAAATACAATAaggtatttttttataacacatttttttagatcaaaataaaaagacaCATTCCCACCcccacaaaaaaataatagcattTAAAACTACTATATGATGTAAAAATTACttaaatattttgtaaaaaattcCACATTTGGggtttattttgtaaaaaattcCACTTTTGGggtttattttgtaaaaaatgatgacaagttcattatttttaacttatttgtctcatttttatcaaaatttaaaaaaacgaacaaatgtaataaaataaatattttaggaaaattatttttatttatcgaAAGTTATAGGGATacatatttttccatttatagacaaaaaataaaattaattgatATCTTTGCTTAAGCATAAATTTCTGAACTTTTTTaggaatatttatataatacgtgctaataaatataattaaaacatTTGGTTATTCAACAATTAAAACATTTGGTTATTCaacaattaaaattttatagatTCCCAAATGGcacacaaaaataataataatatatagtgGGTGTAAGTCTGCTACGTTTTATCTGCCTTTCTgtgcttttatttttaatattttgttcatactAATAATCCTTATGTAGTTGGTCaccaaagaaaaaaaaataagcacGTGCACATTTTGGGGAAAACAggaaaaatcaaaaaataattatgttataacggcatataaatattgtttataaaaaGACAATAAGCATTCTactttcaaaaaaaaaaaattaaaaattataaaatataaaacatttataataaaaatgaatagaaaataaattaagtgacaaccatatataaaaatataacttgACGAAATAATGTGAAActatcataatatatatatatatatgtactcttatatttttataattttttttcacatatttaaatattactCAACAATctacaataaaaattaaatatacaaattaataatttctttattcatataaaaaataaataaaacattatattacaaattatatttcttAAGGGCTTATCAGAAAAgccaacaaatataaatatatatatatatgtgtgcatatttattattacacctttttatataattacattgtatttatatttcataCAATTTgtaacataatatatattcccTGGATCACTTATTCAATTCTATTTATCCATACAGCTTTTTATAAAAGCTGAAccatgatatttttttttttttcaatttttatttaattttgtctaaaaaaatgtatcgaattatcttcattatttCATTGTTATTACTCACTTCTTTACTAAATTGTGATGCAGAATGGATTGGTTCTACTTTGAAAAAAGACAAtactaattatataataaataataaacaaaatgaaaacattattttacccattttcataaaaaaaggaGAGTGTATAAATTATGAGCGttcagaattttttttttgctatcataaaaatagtgaacaaatttttaaaaatatctcTATAGGTTGtactaataaatatatacaaccATCATCTCATATGCTTAGAGAAAAATGTGACCTTattaattatcataattttttaaataataataaaaatcagCTATTATCATATTGGGAacaaaattttcattatttttttctcatttatTCGAAGGATATATATTtctcaaatatatataatcttttgaaaaatagaaaaccaaatataataatacataattCTATAATTAAAACAATATGTAGAATATATAACACTATCATAAATTCCATTactagaaataaaaatattgaaatagACATAACATTTTGGAAGTCTTCAAAATGTAATAGTTTTTTTTCCTTTCAATTTTACCAATTTATTTCGAAAGAAAAATTGCGATATCCAAAATCTGTACAAACATAtctttatacaaaaattatggagaatataaaaatagacgAAATTCTGTCcttattttttgaaatatatcCAACTAGCCATAAtagtattttaaaaaaaaaaaaaaaaaaaatttactcATATAGCTATTTTATCAATTTAGCTAGCTGCcgagttaaaaaaaatagtgaaaagGTGTACACATTTGGTGgaattttttacaaaatttgggaatttatttattcaataATCGGaaaagggaaaaaaataacaagcAAATTCATATGGAATAGTTTTTATGCTAGCTATTCCTCAAAAGGggatatatttatgaatgGAATAAGCGGAAAGGTGAGAATTGCGAATGGAATAAGCAGAAAGGTGAGAAATTTGAACGGCTTGGCATATGGTGaggatgaaaataatgacatGATCAATCGACGtaatttcaaaaataatacaagTCAATATTTTACATGTTTTTTAGATAAAGCAACAGAAAATCCCAATGCCCTTAACGAAATAGATAAATGGGTTGACCCCAAAACGAAATCATGTTATTGTCATGATGAGCATGCAGAACCATGTTCATTGGCTGATATATCTGAGATCAATCAGTTAGATTCATATATGAATAATGAAATGTGTAACTctagaaataataataaaaatgacgAAATATTTATTGCATTAGCTgggtataatatattaaaatgtaAACGtggagaaaataaaaatatgaacgaaaataaaaataaaaataacgaaaaaaatgataataatatatatcaacatGATCCAAATGATAAATTAGacaatgaaaaaatgtataaatattgtaaatatggattaaaattatggaataataaaaatatgtataattataataattgtaatatagtaaaaagtttagacaaaaaaaataaaaatgtatgcaTTGAGATGTGTCGCGAAATACAAACCTATTGTAATGAAAAAGGAATACAGTTTTATTCATTTGatatatgcaaaaaatattatgaaactAACTTATTTTCGAGacctatttttattaatatttttaaatattttgatgATAATTGTTCTTATTTTGATCCAAATAATCATGGTATTGTTTTATGCAAACATAGAAAAGTAAAATGTAATTTTAGTTCTTGGTCAGATTGGTCAGAATGTAATAAATCATGTTTAAAAGATGAATATGATATCGAACCAATACAAAAAAGAACTCGATTTTTAGACAATGATATGGAATATGCTTCTAAAGCATGTAGTGTATATATGagtgatgataataatacattgGAGGTTCAAGTATGTACAGAATTACCTTATTGtaatgatataaatgatTCAAATCAAAATGTTACatctaaaataaaaaaaggtaAATATCCACATGAAGAAAGATTATTACCATTTGTAATTTCACttgatgaaataaataaagcaAATGCTTTaaaagaattaaataataatgataccGATATaacaaatgaaaattttattattaacaagtcagaaatattaacaaattgtATGATAACagatatgaataaatataataattatattaaatataatgaaaaaaatagatCTTGTTCATGTCCTAATAATGAACCAACTTGTTAttttaaagatatatataattcatctacatggaaaaaaaaatttgaaaatttatgcaaaaaaaataataatataaatattgtaaCTGCAGATTTTATACTTATTAACTGTAACATGTTAATtagtttaaataaaaaagaaatttctgttaatacatatttagcTATGACTTTTGATTGTCGTTCACCTTTATTCCAATATTTGTTTTGTTCTAAACCATCAgatcataataaaaaaaatttaatatatataattattacaattatatttggtgcaatttCAGcgatatattttgtttatttaattgtcaaagaaattataaaatataaagatatatGTTTTCAATTTGGAGAACGAAATATATCTCAAATGGAAAAAACACATGAACAAACTGAAACACCATCTGAAGAGGATATAATTATAGACAACACAAAGAGAGACTAGCCATCAAAACGCCTCGACCTCACGAGGATGGTTGTATTAGGAAAGTATATAAAGATGCGTGCGTAGGTAGATGCATAGGTAGACACATAGGCAGATGCATAGGTAGACACATAGGCAGATGCACTCTTGTGTGCTTTTTTGGacatatcaaaatataatttttatttaatgtatcatttaataaattaatggaGTTATGAAATGGACATGAATATGAGTGCACGTAATTGCATGCATCGAAATAGTAGACATGCAAAATGtttagtataataaaaatcgttagaaaaaaaaaaaaaataaaaatgacgACGAAAAATAAATGGCAAAAAATAAGtggtaaaaaataaatggcaAAAAATgaatgggaaaaaaaaatggggaaaaaaaatgggaaaaagaACAAATATGCAAACGTTTTTTTTATGTCTGAACTGCCAACTTGATCAAATGAtccataaatattttcaaagAAACATCATCagtattaattatatatgattCATTTGTTGATGTTCCAAATGTACTTCCACTAAGTGTATTATGTGTAGTAGATGGGTTAACCTTAGCTAATAGAAATCGACTTTGGCTTCCTCCACTATTACACAAAACAAATTTAGGAATTGGAAATCTATCCTCTAATATCGATTTAGCATCATCATGTGGAGCATTTAAAAGTTCTTTAAAATGTGCATATTCTGGTTTTTCGTGAAATCCTTGTTCTCTCCATTGATATATCATTTCACCATACCAAACAacaatatgaaaatatgaatctaataataaaataacatttgATTTTAATGATTGTGCATCTAATAGGACAGGTATTGGTGTTTGAGAATCAAAAGAATATTGTAGCAAAGCTGGTTGTATCATAATTAATGAATTCATGACATTTTCTCTTAACAGAATAGAACGATAATATGCAGTTTCATCTGGACTTGCATTAAAAGTTTGTAAAAAATGAGACCTTCTTAAATGATACATAAATTGTggatatatagaaaattcaGATGATAGATGAAAAGAATTTATATCATCTTTTTGATAATCTGCAAAAGTACTAACTAGTCTAATTAATTTACGATCTAACCATCTCAATACATCTATGGGTTCATCAGTTTCAGCTTTAAAAACAGCAAATCTAGCCATTAAAACAGCTGCAGTTTCTTGGTCAAAGCCTTGAGATATTTCAGCAATATTTGGTTCAGCAAATCTATAAGAAATAGTTGTAACTCTTAATCTCCTTCTACCACTAGGATGTTGATAAAGAGTTTGAAATTGCAAATATGCTTGCCTATCATGAGGTAATGAAGATACATTTTGATTAActatatcaaaataaaatgcaATCGTAGAATTTTTATCTAAAGCACATATTGTCCATTCACATGTTCCACCCTCCCCTACACATGTATCTGAAACATATGgtgcaatttttttattactagaACATCCTCCAATAGCACCACATATTTTAAACTCTTTAGAACATATAATAGTTAATTTTGCATTATATCCATGTTTTATATAACCTGTTGAATCTGTttcaaaaatttttttaaaagaatcTTTAAATACATTCATAGAAAAAGAATCAGCCATAACCATAAATCCATTTGTTTTTTCACAACATACTTTCATTTCATATAAACCTATTTGATCTAATGAACATGCAAATATATCTATAGCATGTCCTGACATAACTGCTCTATTTGCTAATGATACATAATACTTTAGTGCTTTTTTTACATGCCtagcattattattatctttttgtAAATCTAAATGATGTCTTAATGATTCACTAAGAGGTGTGTCAACTATTTTTCCTGGGGATGTAGTATCAGCACCTCCAATAAACATCATAATTCTACCACTTAATTGATTACAACAACATTCTAATAAACTAATAGCTACACTTAATGCTGTTCCAGTACATCTTTTAGCTCTTTGATCTGGTGGTGTTGGCCAACTATCTTTTGAAATATCATCTAacaacatatttatattatattcacATTCAGTTACTGGTTGTAAAAATCTTCTAGCTGAAGCAGATGTGGTTGAACTTCTCGGATCGTTCCGACTTCCCaaatttaattgtttttGTAATTCTTGTGCACTTATATCTTTTGTACCTTTAAATACATATGATTTTAAACAATCAGTAAAACCTATTTCATGTACATAACATAAATATCCAAACGTTATTATTCCTATATATGCATCATTTGGCATTAGGCTTATACATTGTTGTATTGAATCTTTTAATTGCTCTAACTCTTCTTCTAACAAACATGTATcaattacaaataaaaatgttggAGGAGGAATATCTCCCACATTTGATGGCTGAATATATTCTATGTTAGAATACATTACATCTGCTGGCAAATTCTGCAAAACGGGAAGAAGCGTTAATGTGTTGACACGGTTAGATGTTGGCATGGTCAGGTATGACCTCGTGTAAATGCAAATATTTTACAATCAACTTTTTAGTTCGAAAAATATTCTTACCTTTTCAGATATATGTTGAGCATAATGAGGAGGAAAGggattttttatattagaaAATGGGCATGTCCATGTTTTATTTCTAAAATCAATATTACAATATGGATTTAAAATACAATTACTTGTTTTACATTTTAGTGGCTCATATTCTACCAA
This genomic window from Plasmodium yoelii strain 17X genome assembly, chromosome: 7 contains:
- a CDS encoding protein transport protein SEC23, putative → MDIHLQEKQTGIRFSWNLWPPTKNEASKIEIPLGCLYTVLKGSDENNVKLVEYEPLKCKTSNCILNPYCNIDFRNKTWTCPFSNIKNPFPPHYAQHISEKNLPADVMYSNIEYIQPSNVGDIPPPTFLFVIDTCLLEEELEQLKDSIQQCISLMPNDAYIGIITFGYLCYVHEIGFTDCLKSYVFKGTKDISAQELQKQLNLGSRNDPRSSTTSASARRFLQPVTECEYNINMLLDDISKDSWPTPPDQRAKRCTGTALSVAISLLECCCNQLSGRIMMFIGGADTTSPGKIVDTPLSESLRHHLDLQKDNNNARHVKKALKYYVSLANRAVMSGHAIDIFACSLDQIGLYEMKVCCEKTNGFMVMADSFSMNVFKDSFKKIFETDSTGYIKHGYNAKLTIICSKEFKICGAIGGCSSNKKIAPYVSDTCVGEGGTCEWTICALDKNSTIAFYFDIVNQNVSSLPHDRQAYLQFQTLYQHPSGRRRLRVTTISYRFAEPNIAEISQGFDQETAAVLMARFAVFKAETDEPIDVLRWLDRKLIRLVSTFADYQKDDINSFHLSSEFSIYPQFMYHLRRSHFLQTFNASPDETAYYRSILLRENVMNSLIMIQPALLQYSFDSQTPIPVLLDAQSLKSNVILLLDSYFHIVVWYGEMIYQWREQGFHEKPEYAHFKELLNAPHDDAKSILEDRFPIPKFVLCNSGGSQSRFLLAKVNPSTTHNTLSGSTFGTSTNESYIINTDDVSLKIFMDHLIKLAVQT
- a CDS encoding thrombospondin protein-1, with protein sequence MYRIIFIISLLLLTSLLNCDAEWIGSTLKKDNTNYIINNKQNENIILPIFIKKGECINYERSEFFFCYHKNSEQIFKNISIGCTNKYIQPSSHMLREKCDLINYHNFLNNNKNQLLSYWEQNFHYFFLIYSKDIYFSNIYNLLKNRKPNIIIHNSIIKTICRIYNTIINSITRNKNIEIDITFWKSSKCNSFFSFQFYQFISKEKLRYPKSVQTYLYTKIMENIKIDEILSLFFEIYPTSHNSILKKKKKKIYSYSYFINLASCRVKKNSEKVYTFGGIFYKIWEFIYSIIGKGKKITSKFIWNSFYASYSSKGDIFMNGISGKVRIANGISRKVRNLNGLAYGEDENNDMINRRNFKNNTSQYFTCFLDKATENPNALNEIDKWVDPKTKSCYCHDEHAEPCSLADISEINQLDSYMNNEMCNSRNNNKNDEIFIALAGYNILKCKRGENKNMNENKNKNNEKNDNNIYQHDPNDKLDNEKMYKYCKYGLKLWNNKNMYNYNNCNIVKSLDKKNKNVCIEMCREIQTYCNEKGIQFYSFDICKKYYETNLFSRPIFINIFKYFDDNCSYFDPNNHGIVLCKHRKVKCNFSSWSDWSECNKSCLKDEYDIEPIQKRTRFLDNDMEYASKACSVYMSDDNNTLEVQVCTELPYCNDINDSNQNVTSKIKKGKYPHEERLLPFVISLDEINKANALKELNNNDTDITNENFIINKSEILTNCMITDMNKYNNYIKYNEKNRSCSCPNNEPTCYFKDIYNSSTWKKKFENLCKKNNNINIVTADFILINCNMLISLNKKEISVNTYLAMTFDCRSPLFQYLFCSKPSDHNKKNLIYIIITIIFGAISAIYFVYLIVKEIIKYKDICFQFGERNISQMEKTHEQTETPSEEDIIIDNTKRD
- a CDS encoding U5 small nuclear ribonucleoprotein 40 kDa protein, putative, translated to MEIVQSERYDLEINKTEDGERKTGLFFQNMLINSHKGEVYSISFSHDGKFIASSSFDMTVMVHNVYNECETVNVFRGHKNAVLQVKWTKDDTYLCSVSADHNSFLWDIENEQKIRSFKSHTSVINSLNIIDYNTFVTCSDDGSLKFWDFRNKNCVYTIQDNFPLLCVCGNKKGDTIYTSSVDNSIKIFDTKTYQLKDTLKGHTDYISGLDINNDETILASISADEKICFWDIQPFPCDDKLLYSLNSPKYNIDYNLIRLAFNNDNLIACGSGDSYLYIYDYKQKNLKYTLPGHTSTINDVAFHPVEEIVASCSSDCNIFLGEL